TTTTATGTTGGGTGAACGTTCCCGCGCTGGAGTTGAGTATCCTGTGGGAGGGAGTGCGGCAATTGTCAATGCTTTAGTGCGGGGTTTAGAACGCTGGGGTGGTCAGTTGCGTTTGGGATGCCACGTTGAGCAAATTCTGGTAGAGTCAGGCAAAGCTGTTGGTGTGAGGTTGCAAAAAGGTGAAATCTTGAAAGCGCCTGTAGTGATTTCTAATGCGACGATTTGGGATACTTACAATCACTTACTCAATCCTGAAGATTTGCCTGCATCTTACCGCCAAGTTGCTTTAAATACACCAGCAATTGCAAGTTTTATGCATTTACACTTGGGTATCCGGGCAGCAGGCTTGGAGAATTTGACAGGACATCATGTGGTCGTTCACGATTCTAGTCAAGATTTGACGATACCTGGTAATACTTGCATGATATCGATTCCCAGTGTTTGGGATGCGACTCTCGCACCAGAAGGACATCATGTGGTTCATGGCTACACTCTCGAACCTTATACAGGATGGGAGCGAAATAACGGGTATGAAGAGAAAAAACAAGACAAAGCACAATCTTTATATCGCGCCTTAGAGCGAATTATCCCCGATATTCGTGAGCGTGTGGTGTTGGAACTTATCGGTACACCCCTGACTCACGCCCATTATCTACGACGGTATCAGGGAACTTATGGGCCTGCCTTGGCGGCTGGTAAGATGTTTCCCAGTACGCAAACACCTATACAAGGTTTATATCGTGTAGGTGATAGTACTATGCCGGGAATTGGTGTGCCTGCGGTGGCGGCATCTGGTATTTTGTGTGCCAATACTTTAGTGAAAGTGCAACAGACAGCAGAGTTACTAAAGAATTTGAAGGTTTGATTGCCTACTCTGTTAAAAACGTAAAATAGAGTCTTTGTGATGACTTTGCTTTACTGCGTTTGTCTAGTAATAAGATTTTACATTTAATTAGTTTGAACTATCAATTCGATTAATTGCTGATAATCAAAGCACCCTAGTTTGCTTTTGGCTAAAGCTGAAGTTTCAGTTGCAGCCAGTAGAGTAGGGTTTTAAACAGTTTTTGGTAATTGTTAAGAAAATAAAAATATTTAAAGAGTAACTAATTGCCTTACACTCACTCCTGACAGGGGTTTCACTTTTACAAGCGTGCCATTTGTCTCAAAACCCTCACTGCACAAAAAGCGTTTTTTAACAACAATCATTAGACATATTTAATACAAATTCTTTGGTAAAGAATGTGAAATGTATGTGAAGATACTGTTGTAAAGCTAGACAGGTAAATAACTTTACGGTATTACATT
Above is a window of Nostoc sp. UHCC 0702 DNA encoding:
- a CDS encoding FAD-dependent oxidoreductase yields the protein MQDFDVIVIGSGIGGLCAAGILARYGKRVIVCESHTIAGGAAHSFRRRGFEFDSGPSFYCGLTNARSLNPVKQVLDVLGESLQVIPYDPLGHYHFREGSFAVYSNAERYREEVAQITPQGAKEFQQFEESLLGLYEAMKGIPTLALRSDWQLILVLLKRYLPSLAKMLPYLSLVGASVGNVMDATVQDPWVRRVIDLECFLLSGLKAHGTIAPEVAFMLGERSRAGVEYPVGGSAAIVNALVRGLERWGGQLRLGCHVEQILVESGKAVGVRLQKGEILKAPVVISNATIWDTYNHLLNPEDLPASYRQVALNTPAIASFMHLHLGIRAAGLENLTGHHVVVHDSSQDLTIPGNTCMISIPSVWDATLAPEGHHVVHGYTLEPYTGWERNNGYEEKKQDKAQSLYRALERIIPDIRERVVLELIGTPLTHAHYLRRYQGTYGPALAAGKMFPSTQTPIQGLYRVGDSTMPGIGVPAVAASGILCANTLVKVQQTAELLKNLKV